One stretch of Micromonospora cremea DNA includes these proteins:
- a CDS encoding carbohydrate ABC transporter permease: protein MATTATRSQGDERAKKSVRASGVNGRTRSRRGQRHGGRRWLMTLAGAVVALFFLAPYLVMLIGSFKRHSEILRIPATYLPTEWVPSNYASMWSTPETPLPYNLVSTIVISACGTLLVLVVAMPAAYYTAKHRFPGRLAFLLLVLVTQMLQPTVLAAGLFRQFLAIGIDDTWLAMILVNGAFNLSFAVWIMHSFFAGVPREIDEAAMIDGASKLQTLRRVTLPVVWPGIVTAIIFTFVACWNEFAASLVILTTAENQPLTVAITKFVGQYDSAWQYVFGVSIVGIVPVIILFALVEKRLVAGLTAGAIK, encoded by the coding sequence TTGGCGACGACGGCAACGAGATCTCAGGGCGATGAGCGCGCCAAGAAATCAGTGCGGGCCAGCGGAGTCAACGGTCGCACCCGGAGCCGTCGCGGGCAGCGCCACGGCGGCCGCCGGTGGTTGATGACATTGGCCGGCGCGGTGGTGGCGTTGTTCTTCCTGGCGCCCTACCTGGTGATGTTGATCGGATCGTTCAAGCGGCACTCGGAGATCCTGCGCATTCCGGCCACATACCTGCCGACCGAATGGGTGCCATCGAACTACGCGTCGATGTGGTCCACGCCGGAGACGCCGCTCCCCTACAACCTGGTCTCCACCATTGTCATTTCGGCGTGCGGGACACTGCTGGTCCTGGTGGTGGCCATGCCCGCCGCCTATTACACGGCCAAGCACCGCTTTCCCGGACGGCTGGCGTTCCTGCTCCTGGTGCTGGTGACCCAGATGCTCCAGCCGACCGTACTCGCGGCGGGACTGTTCCGGCAGTTCCTCGCGATCGGCATCGACGACACCTGGCTCGCTATGATCCTCGTCAACGGCGCGTTCAACCTCAGCTTCGCGGTGTGGATCATGCACAGCTTCTTCGCCGGGGTGCCCAGGGAGATAGACGAGGCGGCAATGATCGACGGTGCCAGCAAACTGCAGACGCTGCGGCGGGTAACCCTGCCGGTGGTGTGGCCGGGCATCGTCACCGCGATCATCTTCACGTTCGTCGCGTGCTGGAACGAGTTCGCGGCCAGCCTCGTCATCTTGACCACGGCGGAGAACCAGCCGCTGACCGTCGCCATCACAAAATTCGTCGGTCAGTACGATTCGGCGTGGCAATACGTCTTCGGAGTCTCTATCGTCGGCATCGTGCCCGTGATCATTCTCTTCGCGTTGGTTGAAAAGCGCCTGGTGGCAGGTCTCACGGCGGGGGCCATCAAGTGA
- a CDS encoding DeoR/GlpR family DNA-binding transcription regulator, producing the protein MSTVEAATDRADGRDRPQRLQALLDILGARGRLSVAEAASALQVSEATVRRDFTTLAEQQLAARTHGGVVATSVSYDLPVRYRDRGDNGVKERIAAIACELVELGDVVAFNGGTTTSATARRVAARVDLAQAVQRPAVTVVTNALNIATEMVLRRHVRTVILGGVALPQSYELTGPLATMVLNELWLDVLILGVDAFSPDGGTSCHDEGEAGIDATMVRRSRRVVVVAGSEKLGRHSFARICDVSAVDTLVTDDGADAKVVADLRAAGVNVLLA; encoded by the coding sequence GTGAGCACGGTCGAGGCCGCCACCGACCGGGCGGACGGCCGCGACCGCCCCCAGCGCCTGCAGGCGCTGCTCGACATCCTGGGCGCGCGCGGCAGGCTGTCCGTCGCCGAGGCGGCCAGCGCCCTGCAGGTCTCCGAGGCGACGGTCCGCCGGGACTTCACCACCCTGGCGGAGCAACAGTTGGCGGCTCGGACGCACGGCGGCGTCGTGGCCACGTCCGTCTCGTACGACCTGCCGGTCCGCTACCGGGACCGGGGCGACAACGGCGTCAAGGAGCGCATCGCCGCGATCGCCTGCGAACTCGTCGAACTGGGCGACGTGGTCGCGTTCAACGGTGGCACCACCACGTCCGCGACGGCCCGACGCGTCGCCGCGCGGGTCGACCTCGCCCAGGCCGTTCAGCGGCCGGCCGTGACGGTGGTGACGAACGCGCTCAACATCGCCACGGAGATGGTGCTGCGACGCCACGTCCGTACCGTCATCCTCGGCGGTGTGGCACTGCCCCAGTCGTACGAGCTGACCGGGCCGCTGGCCACGATGGTCCTGAATGAGCTGTGGCTCGACGTGCTGATCCTCGGGGTCGACGCGTTCTCCCCCGACGGCGGCACGTCCTGTCACGACGAGGGCGAGGCCGGCATCGACGCGACGATGGTCCGGCGGTCCCGTCGGGTCGTCGTCGTGGCCGGCTCGGAGAAGCTGGGCCGGCACTCCTTTGCCCGGATCTGCGACGTCAGCGCGGTGGACACCCTGGTGACCGACGACGGCGCGGACGCGAAGGTCGTCGCCGACCTGCGCGCCGCCGGGGTCAACGTGCTGCTGGCCTGA
- a CDS encoding class II fructose-bisphosphate aldolase, with the protein MTLASMAELVIPAARDRRAVGAFNVIQLEHAEGIVAGAERAVRPVVLQLSENTARYHGSLAPLALACLRIAAEASVPVCVHLDHATERELIEQAVELGVPSVMVDASGYSYEKNVALTAELAAWCHSRGVWVEAELGEIGGKDGAHKPGVRTDPDDAAAFVAATGVDALAVAVGSSHAMLTRDAVLDDELIAAIAAKVPVPLVLHGSSGVSEAGLRSAVAHGMSKINIATHLNAALTGAVRRALAADEDLVDPRKYLGPGRDAVAGQVAHLVTLLAP; encoded by the coding sequence ATGACTCTGGCTTCGATGGCGGAACTCGTCATCCCGGCAGCGCGGGACCGCCGCGCGGTCGGCGCGTTCAACGTCATCCAGCTTGAGCATGCCGAGGGCATCGTGGCCGGCGCCGAACGCGCGGTACGCCCTGTCGTGCTGCAGCTGTCGGAGAATACGGCCCGCTACCACGGCAGCCTGGCCCCGCTGGCGCTGGCCTGTCTCCGGATCGCGGCGGAAGCGTCCGTGCCGGTCTGCGTACATTTGGATCACGCCACCGAGCGTGAACTGATCGAGCAGGCGGTCGAACTCGGCGTGCCCTCGGTGATGGTCGACGCTTCCGGGTACTCGTACGAGAAGAACGTCGCCCTGACCGCGGAACTCGCCGCCTGGTGTCATTCGCGCGGGGTCTGGGTCGAAGCCGAGCTCGGTGAGATCGGCGGCAAGGACGGCGCGCACAAGCCCGGCGTACGGACCGATCCGGACGACGCGGCCGCCTTCGTCGCCGCCACCGGCGTCGACGCGCTCGCGGTCGCGGTCGGCTCCTCGCACGCGATGCTGACCCGTGACGCGGTCCTCGACGACGAACTGATCGCCGCGATCGCGGCGAAGGTGCCGGTGCCGCTGGTCCTGCATGGCTCGTCCGGGGTCTCCGAGGCGGGTCTGCGGTCGGCGGTCGCGCACGGGATGTCGAAGATCAACATCGCGACGCATCTCAACGCGGCCCTCACGGGTGCGGTCCGGCGTGCGCTCGCCGCCGACGAGGACCTGGTCGACCCGCGCAAGTATCTCGGTCCGGGCAGGGATGCGGTGGCCGGGCAGGTCGCCCATCTGGTCACCCTGCTCGCCCCGTGA
- a CDS encoding hexose kinase, whose product MILAVAPNPALDVTYGLGELHRGRVQRVRTVSERPGGKAVNVGRVLHELGERVIVTGMCGGPGGVALQAALDRAGVRADLLDVLPDVRRTLVVQETSGVTTSLWEPGYAPVDPPAAADALTRHVSELLAGADALVVSGSLPPGVDPGLPARLVDAAVAAGVPAVVDVSGPALQAAAAAGGAVLMPNADELAELVGHRPSTPAEAVRAARRLLPPAGRVPAVVLTLGAEGMAVVRPDRVMLAAPPERIQGNPTGAGDAACAAVARQLAAAGSLDAVDWRGLLVDAVALSAAAVLRPVAGEVDVRAYRLWRDQVKVEEV is encoded by the coding sequence GTGATTCTCGCCGTCGCGCCGAACCCGGCGCTCGACGTGACCTATGGGCTGGGGGAACTGCACCGGGGCCGGGTGCAGCGGGTGCGGACCGTCAGCGAACGCCCCGGCGGCAAGGCCGTCAACGTCGGCCGGGTGCTTCACGAACTGGGGGAGCGGGTCATCGTCACCGGCATGTGCGGCGGTCCGGGGGGCGTGGCCCTGCAGGCCGCTCTCGACCGGGCCGGCGTGCGGGCCGACCTGCTCGACGTACTGCCGGACGTCCGGCGCACGCTGGTCGTGCAGGAGACCAGCGGAGTGACGACGTCGCTGTGGGAGCCCGGCTATGCACCGGTGGACCCGCCGGCCGCCGCCGACGCCCTGACCCGGCACGTGAGCGAGCTCCTGGCCGGTGCCGACGCGCTGGTCGTCTCCGGCAGCCTGCCGCCCGGCGTGGACCCGGGGCTTCCGGCCCGCCTGGTCGACGCGGCGGTGGCCGCCGGAGTGCCGGCCGTCGTGGACGTCAGCGGCCCGGCTCTGCAGGCGGCGGCGGCCGCTGGCGGGGCGGTGCTGATGCCGAACGCGGACGAGCTGGCCGAGCTGGTCGGTCACCGGCCCTCGACGCCGGCCGAGGCGGTGCGGGCGGCCCGCCGGCTGCTGCCCCCCGCCGGCCGGGTCCCCGCCGTCGTGCTGACCCTGGGCGCCGAGGGGATGGCTGTGGTGCGACCGGATCGGGTCATGCTGGCCGCGCCGCCGGAGCGGATCCAGGGGAACCCGACCGGCGCCGGGGACGCGGCCTGCGCGGCCGTCGCCCGGCAACTCGCGGCCGCCGGGTCGCTGGACGCCGTCGACTGGCGCGGCCTGCTCGTCGACGCGGTGGCGCTGTCGGCGGCGGCGGTGCTGCGTCCGGTCGCCGGTGAGGTGGACGTCCGTGCCTACCGGCTCTGGCGTGATCAGGTGAAAGTGGAGGAAGTATGA
- a CDS encoding DUF4091 domain-containing protein: MGLAAVALLVGSVATPTPASARPPTDALKIWVPTGDFASSSFERVAQVAPEPVPTGNDRQLSLATVRGGHASAQLAVASVQDLEELQVQVGPLKPIGKGGAISKAVQVRYPAYIPDDRGGMIADPLREVDRVDVPAGQAQPVWFTLAVPPDARPGTYHTRVTVTAHKVKAVEYDLTVNIADVTLPPVAERDFHLNLWFQPDTVAEQAGLELWSDQHFKAIRPYLEDLASRGQRVINSAIAEDPWPVLWPDGRWRSQTYVPYHSAVDWFHDGEQWSFDFANWDRLVEEGMRAGVGPYIHAFGLLMFRGYQHVVYTDTRTGQRVDQEVSLGGAEWKDAWSAFLVAFEDHVRDRGWLDRTYLAFDERPASEMQVAIDLVREVAPVFVDQIAIAGSASTDAFAQDLSLNYSDVDDWSQEMIDRRRAEGKKTTFYTWSNPAYPNTVTPAAPLGARVLSWLSAQRNLDGYLRWAYNSWPQDPYTDGSYRYRQGDEYLVYPGKDGPVSSIRWELFRDGQEDFALLDQLADRGGQDHPVRVAALAGVEPASAPGPAAYQALLDARAAVVEALAGYPTD, from the coding sequence GTGGGGCTGGCGGCCGTCGCGCTCCTGGTCGGATCCGTCGCCACACCCACTCCGGCCAGCGCGCGGCCACCCACGGACGCCCTCAAGATCTGGGTGCCGACCGGCGACTTCGCGTCCTCGTCGTTCGAGCGCGTCGCGCAGGTCGCCCCGGAGCCGGTGCCAACCGGCAACGATCGACAACTGTCCTTGGCGACCGTCCGGGGCGGACACGCCTCCGCCCAACTCGCCGTGGCCAGCGTCCAGGACCTCGAAGAACTCCAGGTTCAGGTTGGACCGCTGAAGCCGATCGGCAAGGGCGGCGCGATCTCGAAGGCGGTCCAGGTCCGCTATCCCGCCTACATTCCCGACGACCGGGGCGGGATGATCGCCGACCCGTTGCGCGAGGTCGACCGGGTGGACGTGCCCGCCGGCCAGGCGCAGCCGGTCTGGTTCACCCTCGCCGTACCACCGGACGCCCGCCCCGGCACCTATCACACCCGGGTCACCGTGACCGCCCACAAGGTCAAGGCGGTCGAGTACGACCTGACGGTGAACATCGCCGACGTGACCCTGCCGCCGGTCGCCGAGCGGGACTTCCACCTGAATCTCTGGTTCCAGCCGGACACCGTCGCCGAGCAGGCCGGTCTCGAACTATGGTCCGACCAGCACTTCAAGGCCATCCGGCCCTACCTGGAGGACCTGGCCTCGCGCGGCCAGCGCGTCATCAACTCCGCGATCGCCGAGGACCCGTGGCCGGTGCTGTGGCCGGACGGCCGGTGGCGGTCGCAGACCTACGTGCCGTACCACTCGGCCGTCGACTGGTTCCACGACGGCGAGCAGTGGTCCTTCGACTTCGCCAACTGGGACCGTCTGGTCGAGGAGGGGATGCGGGCCGGCGTCGGCCCGTACATCCACGCCTTCGGGCTGCTGATGTTCCGTGGCTACCAGCACGTCGTCTACACCGACACCCGGACCGGTCAGCGGGTGGACCAGGAGGTCTCACTCGGTGGCGCGGAGTGGAAGGACGCCTGGTCGGCGTTCCTCGTCGCGTTCGAGGACCACGTACGGGACCGGGGCTGGCTGGACCGGACCTACCTCGCCTTCGACGAGCGGCCCGCGAGCGAAATGCAGGTGGCCATCGACCTGGTCCGGGAGGTCGCACCGGTCTTCGTCGACCAGATCGCGATCGCCGGATCCGCGAGCACCGACGCGTTCGCGCAGGACCTGTCGCTCAACTACTCCGACGTTGACGACTGGTCGCAGGAGATGATCGACCGACGTCGGGCGGAGGGCAAGAAAACCACCTTCTACACCTGGTCCAACCCGGCCTACCCGAACACGGTGACCCCGGCCGCACCCCTCGGCGCACGCGTGCTGTCCTGGCTCAGCGCACAACGCAACCTCGACGGCTACCTGCGTTGGGCGTACAACTCGTGGCCGCAGGACCCGTACACCGACGGGTCCTACCGCTACCGCCAGGGCGACGAGTACCTCGTCTACCCGGGCAAGGACGGACCGGTGTCGAGCATCCGGTGGGAGCTGTTCCGCGACGGTCAGGAAGACTTCGCCCTGCTCGACCAGCTAGCCGACCGCGGTGGCCAGGACCACCCGGTGCGGGTGGCGGCGCTGGCCGGTGTCGAACCCGCGTCCGCCCCCGGGCCGGCCGCCTACCAGGCGCTGCTCGACGCCCGAGCGGCGGTCGTCGAGGCATTGGCGGGCTACCCGACCGACTGA
- a CDS encoding RICIN domain-containing protein — protein MLSSPPAASAAAGSLGDISGFTAEGDSYTFRSGTAALRVNFEDDDLIRVWLAPDGTFTDPANDDPSDPSAPDADVVVKRDYGAVGSTHTDTGDAYVLKADQATLTVTKHPLTLRLADETGRTLWAETAPLSWSSAGTTQTLAQGSKEQFFGGGMQNGRFSHRDTTIGISRDYNWNEGGNPNAAPFYLSSNGYGVLRNTFASGDYSFASPVRTTHEEQRFDAYYFVGDAREVIDGYTELTGRPAMLPMYALELGDADCYLHNANRGERETLRDATSIAQGYTDHEMPLGWMLVNDGYGCGYEDLPETGDMLAGHGSELGLWTESDLTNQTYEVQSGVRVRKTDVAWVGPGYRFALDACEKSRDGVEQNSSDRATVLTIEGWAGTQRCGVTWSGDQSGSWDYIRWQIPTYAGATLSGQHAATGDVDGIFGGSAETYVRDLQWKMLLPGTYAMSGWAASDKQPWRYGQPYTDINRKYLQLHERLLPYFYTHTANANRTGLGATRPLYLNYPDDPNTWGDKVKYQFLAGDDLLVAPIYSDTSLRDGIYLPEGNWVDYWSGRVYSGKQTLNGYKAPLDTLPLFVRAGAIVPMFPTGTLDWTQGKKAGQLDLDIYPQGTSSFLNYEDDGRSQAYRTGAAATQRFDVTAPDRGSGPVEVRIGSLTGSYEGMPSARDYRLTVHTDATPGNVTVDKRKLARQASVAALDAAGSGYFFDTATGILHIATGSLSTKTAATVLITGAGAVGGSHPQDRNVSLDVVAPQVAAANEPATVTAAFTNNTGKPVRVTSLALTAPEGWKVTPVGTSKEGHPKDRETFTARFTVTPPANVEPGTRELSAIAVYRPRDTSYTISDRTETTLAYGSLSAAFNNVAVTASTDPAPGDIDGGGSSFLAERLAEKGVVPGAQVSANGFEFTWPSSQPGTVDNVASGGETIRVSGSGNALAFLGTGTSGSAGGSATVHYSDGSTATGTLGFPNWCCLATDTYGAKIAVTTNGKNTPTGPAYPTTAYRLYTATLRVDSAKEVVAVTLPSNAAVHVFAVAVGTEEIVPPPIADGQYALTNVGSQLALEAPGTSDAQLLTAAPSSSASQKWLLARLDDGSYTVKNASSGKCMDVFSSSTAGEAVVGQYTCTGTPNQRWAVSGAADQLTLTANTAGCL, from the coding sequence TTGCTGAGCAGCCCGCCTGCCGCCTCGGCAGCTGCAGGCAGCCTGGGCGACATCTCCGGATTCACCGCCGAGGGCGACTCCTACACCTTCCGCTCCGGAACTGCGGCGCTGCGGGTGAACTTCGAGGACGACGACCTGATCCGCGTATGGCTTGCGCCGGACGGGACGTTCACCGACCCGGCCAACGACGATCCCAGCGACCCCTCAGCGCCCGACGCCGACGTCGTCGTCAAGCGGGACTACGGTGCGGTCGGGTCCACGCACACCGACACGGGCGACGCCTACGTCCTCAAGGCCGATCAGGCCACGCTGACGGTGACCAAGCACCCTCTCACCCTGCGCCTCGCGGACGAGACCGGCCGCACGCTGTGGGCGGAGACAGCGCCGCTGTCCTGGTCGTCAGCGGGTACGACGCAGACCCTGGCTCAGGGATCGAAGGAGCAGTTCTTCGGCGGAGGGATGCAGAACGGGCGGTTCAGCCACCGGGACACCACCATCGGCATCTCCCGGGACTACAACTGGAACGAGGGCGGCAACCCGAATGCCGCACCGTTCTATCTGTCCAGCAACGGTTACGGGGTGCTACGGAACACTTTCGCCTCTGGTGACTACAGCTTCGCCAGTCCGGTGCGCACCACCCACGAGGAGCAGCGGTTCGACGCCTACTACTTCGTGGGAGACGCCCGCGAGGTCATCGACGGCTACACCGAGCTGACCGGGCGCCCGGCGATGCTGCCGATGTACGCCCTGGAACTCGGCGACGCGGACTGCTACCTGCACAACGCCAATCGTGGAGAGCGCGAGACACTCCGTGACGCTACCTCGATCGCGCAGGGCTACACCGACCACGAAATGCCCCTGGGTTGGATGCTGGTCAACGACGGCTACGGCTGCGGGTACGAGGACCTTCCCGAGACTGGCGACATGCTCGCGGGCCACGGGTCCGAGCTGGGCCTGTGGACCGAGTCGGATCTGACCAACCAGACATACGAGGTTCAGAGCGGGGTCAGGGTCCGCAAGACCGACGTGGCGTGGGTCGGGCCCGGGTACCGCTTCGCGCTTGATGCCTGCGAGAAGTCGCGCGACGGCGTCGAGCAGAACAGCAGTGACCGCGCCACCGTCCTGACCATCGAAGGCTGGGCCGGCACGCAGCGGTGCGGTGTCACCTGGAGCGGGGACCAGTCCGGCTCCTGGGACTACATCCGCTGGCAGATTCCCACCTATGCCGGCGCCACCCTGTCCGGACAGCATGCGGCGACCGGCGACGTCGACGGCATCTTCGGCGGCAGCGCGGAGACATACGTGCGGGACCTGCAGTGGAAGATGCTTCTGCCGGGCACCTACGCCATGAGCGGTTGGGCGGCCAGCGACAAGCAGCCGTGGCGGTACGGGCAGCCGTACACCGACATCAACCGCAAATACCTCCAGTTGCACGAGCGCCTGCTCCCGTACTTCTACACGCACACGGCCAACGCCAACCGGACCGGGCTCGGGGCGACCCGCCCTCTCTATCTGAACTACCCGGACGACCCCAACACGTGGGGCGACAAGGTCAAGTACCAGTTCCTCGCCGGAGACGACCTCCTCGTCGCCCCGATCTACTCGGACACCTCCTTGCGCGACGGCATCTACCTGCCCGAAGGCAACTGGGTCGACTACTGGAGCGGACGCGTCTACAGCGGCAAGCAGACCCTGAACGGGTACAAGGCGCCACTGGACACACTGCCCCTGTTCGTACGGGCCGGCGCCATCGTGCCCATGTTCCCCACCGGTACGCTCGACTGGACGCAGGGCAAGAAGGCCGGGCAGTTGGACCTGGACATCTACCCCCAGGGCACGTCCAGCTTCCTGAACTACGAAGACGACGGACGGTCCCAGGCGTACCGCACCGGCGCTGCCGCCACCCAGCGGTTCGACGTCACCGCCCCGGACCGGGGAAGCGGCCCGGTAGAGGTGCGCATCGGGTCGCTCACCGGCTCGTACGAGGGCATGCCGAGCGCCCGCGACTACCGGCTGACTGTCCACACCGACGCTACCCCGGGCAACGTCACGGTCGACAAACGCAAGCTGGCACGTCAGGCTTCCGTCGCCGCGTTGGACGCGGCCGGCTCTGGCTACTTCTTCGACACCGCCACCGGCATCCTCCACATCGCTACCGGGTCCTTGTCCACCAAAACCGCCGCCACGGTGCTCATCACCGGTGCCGGAGCCGTCGGCGGCTCGCACCCGCAAGACCGCAACGTCTCGCTCGACGTGGTCGCACCGCAGGTCGCGGCGGCAAACGAGCCCGCCACGGTGACGGCGGCGTTCACGAACAACACCGGTAAGCCGGTGCGGGTAACCTCCCTGGCCCTGACCGCGCCGGAAGGATGGAAGGTGACCCCGGTCGGCACCTCCAAGGAAGGACACCCCAAGGACCGGGAGACGTTCACCGCCAGGTTCACGGTGACGCCACCGGCGAACGTCGAACCCGGCACCCGCGAGCTATCCGCGATCGCGGTCTACCGGCCTCGCGACACCTCATACACCATCAGCGACCGGACCGAGACGACACTCGCCTACGGCAGTCTGAGCGCGGCATTCAACAACGTCGCCGTTACTGCCTCGACGGACCCGGCCCCGGGCGACATCGACGGTGGCGGCTCCAGCTTCCTGGCCGAGCGCCTCGCAGAGAAGGGCGTGGTACCAGGAGCGCAGGTGTCCGCGAACGGGTTCGAGTTCACCTGGCCGTCCTCCCAGCCCGGCACCGTTGACAACGTCGCCTCCGGCGGCGAGACCATCCGCGTCTCCGGCAGCGGCAACGCGCTGGCCTTCCTCGGTACCGGCACCAGCGGCTCCGCAGGGGGCAGCGCCACCGTGCACTACTCCGACGGCTCGACGGCGACCGGCACGCTCGGCTTCCCGAACTGGTGCTGTCTGGCGACGGACACCTACGGAGCCAAGATCGCGGTGACGACCAACGGGAAGAACACCCCGACGGGACCGGCCTACCCGACCACGGCGTACCGGCTCTACACCGCGACACTGCGCGTCGATTCGGCCAAGGAGGTGGTCGCGGTCACCCTGCCCTCCAACGCCGCGGTGCACGTCTTCGCGGTGGCGGTCGGGACCGAGGAGATCGTGCCACCGCCGATCGCGGACGGCCAGTACGCGCTGACCAACGTCGGTTCCCAGCTCGCCCTGGAGGCGCCCGGGACCAGCGACGCGCAGCTCCTCACCGCCGCTCCGTCGAGCAGCGCCAGCCAGAAGTGGTTGCTGGCCCGGCTCGACGACGGCAGCTACACCGTCAAGAACGCCAGCAGCGGCAAGTGCATGGACGTGTTTTCGAGCAGTACGGCCGGTGAAGCCGTCGTGGGGCAGTACACCTGCACCGGCACGCCGAACCAACGCTGGGCGGTCAGCGGCGCAGCTGATCAGTTGACGCTCACGGCAAACACAGCGGGCTGTCTCTGA
- a CDS encoding YybH family protein, with product MNRKHVDDWLAAYERVWRTPGTDALVTLFTEDASYQQGPYWTPVVGLPAIARMWEAQRKGPDEVFQMTRQIIAVDGDTAVSRQEVRYGGPVDQEYRDLWIMRFADDGRCRSFEEWPFWPGQQPANPPNGS from the coding sequence ATGAACAGGAAGCACGTCGACGATTGGCTCGCCGCCTACGAGCGAGTTTGGCGGACGCCGGGTACGGACGCTCTGGTCACGCTCTTCACCGAGGATGCGAGCTACCAGCAGGGGCCGTACTGGACGCCCGTCGTCGGCCTGCCGGCCATCGCCCGGATGTGGGAAGCGCAGCGCAAAGGTCCCGACGAGGTGTTCCAGATGACCAGGCAGATCATCGCGGTCGACGGCGACACCGCGGTGTCGCGCCAGGAGGTCCGCTACGGCGGCCCGGTCGACCAGGAGTACCGGGACCTGTGGATCATGCGATTCGCCGACGACGGACGTTGCCGGTCGTTCGAGGAGTGGCCGTTCTGGCCGGGACAGCAGCCGGCCAACCCTCCGAACGGATCCTGA